ataaaaaaatatgaaaattttgcGATTGCTACAGTGAAACATcatttccttttagtttttgtatgataatgttttttttataaaaagtaaagaaaaagatttttagaaaacaaactacaaaagaatgaagataaagataaaagaaatgaCATAAATAGGGCAAGTGTAGGGTAATAAATATtccaagtataaaaaataaaaaataataatttatttccaaaaaaagtgtaacaagaaaaaaaaggaaaaactaaaaaaaatataacaaaagaatgaagaaaaaatttggTGAACAATAGACTAAATGTAAAGTGAGAAAACATGTgaagtataaagaaaaaaaatctaaaaaatagtttttttttataaagaaaaattatagatttgtcATCGCTACCATACTggttatggtaaaaaaaaatataaaaattacaattatataatttttaccGTGAAAGAACGATTCCTTTTAGTATATAACTAGTTAGTTGACCTATGCTATGCTGTAGGCTTGGCTAATTTTTTTCACAACATAGAAAAAGGCATTCATTCAAcgttaatgttttaaaataagtaaacgttaatgttttaaaataagtaagaaaaatctaaGATTTAGGTAATTAAAGACAGTCTGTGTTGTTAAAATGATGACCTAgaaagctaataaaaaaaatatcatgaaaagaATATCTCATgtttatattcaataaattgatttaatttaattcaaaatcaaaaatccttataaaaaagtaatttaacaaagatccaaaaaaaaactcaaggtaacccatgttttttttcaaaagcacgaaaatgatcaaagatgaaaaagaaaaaaaataagctcaaaaaaagaaaaaataaaaaaagttcggTTGAACCTTCTAGACTCAagttaatctctcaaattcataaTCCGTTAAACTTCATATTCAGTTTCAACCAAGAAGCTCAACAATTGaccaattaaatgttgaagttttgaagaaattaatttaatctaattaaaaaaaatccttttaaaaaagttaaatcaacaaagacaaaaGAAACCCGAGGCAACATGTGTTATTCccaaaatgactaaaaaatcttgtagaaagtaaaataaaataaaatattggaggatgaaactgaaaaagaaaatgagattaaaaaaagaaaaaaaatcaagcaaacccGGATTAATATATCAAACTCACAACCCTTTAAACTCTAACCCAGGCTTAATCAAGAAGTTGAACACCTGATAGATTTACTAtcgaaggataaaataaaaaaaaaattaagctaaaaaaaatttcaaagtaaGAAATGAcaataagaaattgaaagaggatgaaattaaaaaacaaatatcattttaaataaaaacaaatagcaaataAAGAAAGATGATCAGATTTAATAGATGAAAAACATCCTTAGGGatgaaagtgaaaataaattttaattttataaattattttaaataaaacaaatactaatcaaaagatttgaaactaaatcttaaaaaaaaaaaactaattaaggggttgcattgatatttttttagacaaacatgctttttaaaaacaaaagagaaaaaaaaagtagagggGATTGACACACGTTCTATCTAGGCAGTTAGAGAACACGAggattttatcattgttttgaaAACTATTGTTTAGTAAGGAGTCTACTTAAAAGAGtagttgtgattattttttaaagtatttttcatgttgtaatgcatcaaaataatattttttttaaaaaaaattattttaaagattaatgcattaaaataatcccaaacatataaaataaaaattaattttcaataaaaaaatatcaaattttttaaagctTGCATTTCATCAGTTCCGAGCAAAGCCTCCGCACACGCCTCTACAAGTTCATTGGACTATTGGAGGCCCCCATactattatatatttgatttaagaTATAAAAACCCTTTTGTCAAATCAATTATTATAGAAAAACCAGAAGGAAAATACACAAATTCCCTGCAcaccaatttctttttatagatttttattgtGCGACTAtacttgaaaagataaaaatactaagtgatatatatatatatatattattttgcttttaagggtaaaaaaattattataccgtgaaaaaaaaatatttagatcaaTTTGCCCCCAATTAATTCTGCAATGCCTATTAACCCccagaaaaagacaaaaataacccTTGAAGCAAGCCTTGCCAATTAGACGGATGTTCTAATCCAGTGTTTTGAATAACCCTGTCAATGAATTCCGTCTTCCGAGCTGCAGGGTAGGATAACTGAGTTAACTGCAATTAACGACTGTCAAGAACATCAACGCATTATTTTCGCATCGTTAagtttaaactttataaaacGGAATCACATTGTAAAGATGATCTCAAGGAGAGAATGAAATTCTTATTCATCTTCACAAATTACAGGGGagacgttaaaaaaaaaaacatttatctatgaattattaataaaatgaataagaTGATGCTATCTATTATTTTGAACATCGTTTTTTATGCTCCCTCAACAAAGACtttgaaagtaaaaaagagCAAAACGTGTATGTATGAATACTAATTCCCAGCTGTATAAATGTTGATAGCAAGCAGATCTCTcatattttcaattgaatttatcTACTATCTCAAAACCCTGTTTGAGCTCAAGAAGAAGTTCTCTTCACCCGCAATGGTGGAGTGCAGCCTTCCTGCAGCCCAACCATTGTTCATAACACGAGCACCAACACGAGCTGGATCACCAGTCACTCGACTTCCCTCAACCTGCTTTTCATATTCTGGAAGACCTCCTGCCTTTCTCTCTTGTCTTCTTTTCCTCTCCTCATCTCTTTCCTTCCTCAGCCAGCTCTCCACTGTTCTCTGCAAATCCAATTTTCATTTCAGCGTCACACAATGCAAGAGGATTTATATTCTGGAAATTGAAAAACTATCAACAAGTTGAGAAGTAGGTTAGAGAATTAGACATAGCTACTAACCATTAGTGACAAATTACTagtctcttttattttggtcattggCAATGCGAATTGCAACTTCCCATGAGCAACATACAACTGTAAAAGAAGAAACCAATTAGACATCGAGAAGAGCAGGCATTATATGTGATGCCTGTTGAACTACTGAAGAAATCAAGACATACAATATGCGTTGGCCACTCCTCCAAACCATCAAATATATGTGTTGCATAGATAATTGTAGCGCCTCGCTCTTCACATTCCTTTCTTAGAAACTTCAGAAGGTCAGCCCTTGCTAGCACATCGAGGTCAACCGTTATCTCATCAAGAAGAAGAACCTAGATAAACAAGGGAGGTAAAGTCGGCTTATATTAAGACATGTATGGGGAAAACGAGGAAGAAAAGATATCCTCAACAAACAATAACCTGCCCAAATGAGGAGTTACAAGCATTGTAATGGAAACTCATGATATAAGCGAGAGTTATGAAGCAAGAAAAAGGGATACCTTGAATGGCCTCAGGAGACCCATGCAAATTTGCACTCGCCTTCTCTGGCCATCAGAAACCTTGTGCATCCTCCATGACAGATCAATGTCCAATACCTATCCAATCAAGATAACAAGTTGTAATGTCCCACTGCTGTCAATGGCACACCTAAAGAAATAGTTTCTCAGAAATGCATCTTGAATAAATTGAAACTCACCTTGATTAGCTCAGCTCTTCTTTGAGGATCAATACCTGCCACCCCAAATATCATCTTCTCCGCAGAAATATCCATTTGTATCGGAACCTCAAAACCAGCAAAAGCAACTTCTCGCCTCCACTGCAAAAGAAAGACTTTTTATCAACAATgatcaacaaataaaacttcGAATATGAAAATCTCGAAATCCGGATagtgaggtaaaaaaaaatttcctatcGAAATGTCCCAAACACACCATGGTTAGTCATGCCAAGCATATCATGCTCAATATTAGACAAAGTAAAACAAACTATTCCATTTGATTATGATAGATGAGATCCAGTCAAACATTGTtctcataattaatttaagCAGGGCCTCCTTTTACAGTTTAGGCTGCTCCCATTTCGCAGGCTGGAATCCTTTTTCATGTGGAAAAGAGCTACGATATGAAAGGAATATCCATTGCAATGCAacaaagaatttgtttttttttgttcttccagGAATTAGATTGGCATATACAATAACACATTACTGGAGGGGGTAATGTTCCTCAACGTCTTATTGAGGACAAGAAATAAAACACCAGTttccaaattttaaattaaacagcAACAGTCAATAATAAGAAAAGGCAAGGTCATGAATGAATTGTAATTTCTAACCTCTCCTCCAAGATAAGAAAGATGACCAGAAGAAGTTAAAGCAGTGTCGTGAAAAGCAGACCTTCCTAAAACACGAACCATTTGGGGTTCCACCATGTGTTTTCCTCCTAGTATCTTCAGAATTGTAGTTTTCCCTTTACAACACAACAAAACAAACCCATTACTATTCTGGTGTTTTGCATACTAAtactattattttatgaaaacaaacaaagatcTAACCAGCGCCGTTGGATCCAACAAGAAGGCATCGATCACCAGAATTGAGGGTGAGAGAGAACTCATCGATCAACGGTTTGGACCCAGGCGGTGGGTGACCGTCGATTCCTGGGTACGTGAATCTCAGGCCGTTGATATCTATTGTTGGTTCTTGATGCTCCATATCGCCCATCACAACAATCTGAGAGAGCGGTCTCTGTTTTTAAGCTCTCAAgtctcaatttcttcttcttcttcacctaACTCGATGGGAAAATTTTGGGGATATGGATCCTACAACGTGGCAAGTTTTAATAGTACTACGTGGTCAGTTAACAACCGTTTAAGAGTAGCATGTGTGGGCGGGTCTTGTGGAACGAACGATCGAGAGGGATGGATACACGAGGGCAATTTAGGTATTGTGCTCTCAATATCCTATAACTGGGAAcctaaactaattaaactaGGCTTCATAGTTTCATAAAGCATACATTTAATCCATAAATTCTTTGGTTCGTTTCTAACTTTAGTGTttttccaatttaaaaaaaaaagtgaaaagagaagcAGAtaagatgggaaaaaaaaaggcgtGTGTGGGTTTAAAAAAACCTACTAAGTTGAATGTGGCCAGCTCTAGTAAAGAgattattagttattttctatattacaGGGACTAATTGATTAGTTTTGATAAACTATGATGATTTAGTTATAACTAAGCTTtctaacttgtaaaaaaaatctaggttgtaaaaaattatttaacattttaCCAAATCTCATGCAACGAGTccattttaaattcttataacTCGATTTTTGTTTAGTCCTCATTTAAAATTAGCATGTATAGAATTTGTTCTAATATGACTTAGTCGACTTGAAAGATCAAAAGATAATTCGAACAACcggtaaaaacatgatttgacttttaattttttttaaatgacatttttgttttttttaatatgaaacaaCGATATATTGAATCAACCCAAGATTTCTAGCTTAACCCGACAAACTCACAACTCAGATCATGGGTTtcattagatttaataacatttttaaaaaaactattttttatttaatgatataataacGAAGATAAacactcataaaattaaatactatGATATTTGTATGagactaaaataatattataaaaagattaaaataaattataaagaccaattcaaaatcaatcaaatattaaataataaaattgaagagaaaagaagaagcaaaaatgaattcaatcaaaataagaaaattaaaagatggaattaaaagacaaaaacttatgtggtattttttaaaaaatccaactcAGTAAGccaattttaaaactttcttaattgatttattttcaagttcaaatttaaaaataattcgtAAAAATTACCTAATTTAACCTAtttaaaaacaatccaaaaaagttAAAGCACGTTggctttaagaaaaaaaccactAGCCCCACAGGGTTTTTTTGGGATCAATCAACAGTGTTTTCTTTCTAACTATGTTACATTTACTATTTGTTCGCctgtgttaatttttaaaaacgtCATAGTTATTCGGCTTCCTTCCACCACCAGGTGACAGCAGGAAAGGCTTCGgttagaagaaaaggaaagaagccTAGTATCCAATAATATTACAGCAATGCCACTATCAAACTGTGTTGTCTGCACCAAGTTTTGGAGTTTGTGAAGGGTGGCACGTGTCATGAAAGAGCAGCGAAGATTAGCGCGACTGCAAGATCGATGGCTAACAGTTAGCAATCCTCGGAGAAAGTTTTTGATCATTTCACCCTCGTCGTCCTAATGgtgaattatattatttaaggaaGATGTACTTCCTTCCTAGGCGACAACTAATTATGCTGGCGCTGCACTTTCCTCACCACAAAAACTATTCGGCTTTTCAGAAATCAGAATAGAAGAGATTGGGCAGGATCTCCCTCAATTTTACAATAACGTCGATACGTCAAATCACCTTCTCTGCTCTTTTTCACCTTTTGGCCCACCAAATACTTCTTCGAGATAGAAATTTCAGCTTCGAGTTCTCTTGGCCTGAAGCTTGATGGGAGATCTCTCTCGGACTTCGGTGTGTATCTAACAGTGAAGATCTtcgttgatgatgatgatatggCTTCCTTGCTAtcttttgctctctctttttatatagtttttccCTTCCTGTTTCAAGAACTAATCCATCGAATTTCTCAAGATTATGATTCCAATAACTTGCATTTGATAAATACTTGACAATGGTTACAGCTCCAAAAATTACTCTATTCGAGGTGGAAGATCTTCCTTTACTTTTTTGTTGGCTTAATTACATGTCATCCTTTACCATGGCAATTTGATCAAGGGACAAATGGAATGGACttcaaatgatgtttttttttttttgaaataaaattaaaataaataagatattttgttataaatacaagattttataaataaaaaaccaactaataaaataatgtcatatagtattgaaaaaaaacttgaatgcctctaaaaatctatataaataaagGGTCTCACCttagatatgaaaaataataaaactcaaaatcaaaatcaagctATTCCATGTTTCTTGATTCATGTTGAAGTCATTCTTCCATTAGAATCTCTAAGGATAATAATTCAAGGACTCTTCAATGAAGATAATAGTTATTTACGTGCCAAAGAACTTAAAGCCTTGAATGAGAAGTTTCTTAAGTCGCAACAATGTTTAAATGCTATCAAGCTTAGCTTTATAGGGCTTTCAACAAGAAGATGCAATAACATTCATTTCTAGTAGAAGATCCTATCTTGACAGTACACTAAATAATCATGTCAAAATGTATGAGCTACAAGTTTCTCATCATCAATGATAATGGATTAAGCATGTCAATGGAAAATTCTCAAGAAGATACCATGCTTGCTTGAGATCTAATGCAGCTCCTAGCCTGTACGGTTCAAAACTACGAATggcataaataaaaaacttgaaactaCATTGTAACTTGATTCTTTATCCATAAAGGTACATACAcatcttataaattatttcaagtacAGTCACATCATCCCTTACAACTATCTTTACCTAAATGAGTGTTCACGTGGTGAAAAAAGAGTAACCTggcaacataataataatataaaagcaTAGGTAATAGGATACAAGCAAGAGCAACATCCAGACTTTGTTGATAAATAAAGGAGAATCTTACTATATTGAATGTGTATTATCAATGTAAAGTTACAAGCCACTATTACTAAaactaaaatcatttttaaaaaaaaaacaagaagaaaaaaaaagcctaaaatGTGGAGAAACTAATGGAATCCTATAGTTTCTAATCATatcatttttaactttttttttgtttggttaccATTGGCTTCTTGAAGAATAGATGAACTGACTTTACTTGTCACATGGAGAATTGATATCATGTTGATTTCTACCAGAATACTAGAGGTTGTAGCTTTTCTATTAGAAAGTTCCTCCTTATATACCTTGAGGGTGACTCTAGAGCATATTTTTTACACTGTAATTCATTCAGTTAttcttctatttttgttatcttaGCATGTGTGGTGGTAAGGATTTAGTGGTTTCCTCTTCAAAAACCTCAAATATTTTTAGACACTCTtcaagctttttaatttttaaaacttgtttttttatgtcatcCTAAGAGATAGTGAAGATTCTATGTAGTTAAGCTTTTTAACATCTTTAATGACctcattcattatttttctgATACGAAAGTAATTAACTTTTATAtctttaactaaatataatatcttttcagcTTGATATATgaacaatattatttatgatACTTTCTTAACACTGAAtgatatatttagattttatctCGCCTATTATATCATTAGTAaaatacttggtttttttttaatatgcaaaGGTAGCAGGAGCTTTAGAAATATGCAAGTTAGTCCTTATATTACTGAGGAGTGGCAGAGGCAGTACTATAGAGGATGTATAATTCTTTTGGGATTCCTAAAAAAAGCATTAGCTTAGGGttctttaaaatcattttctaaCCCTTCCCTGTAATATTTGATCATCCCATTTGAGTTGATACGGCTAGTAATTGTTTGATGGATTCTAAAATTTTATGCAAGCTATTTGTTGATAAAAAGATATGGAAAGTTAACGGACCTTTATATACTTCTTCATCAATggaaaattaatatataggatgagatatttaaaatattttattataaatataatattttataaataaaaaataaactaataaaatgatttttttttaactttctgcTTTTTAATCCCATCACTTAATATCTTTATTGTTTAAGCTTAGCTAtggaaaagagtttttttttcctttactttattttaaaaggtcAATGCGAAGTactttactttattttaataaataaatattaacttaGGTTAATTCAACGAACTAATAACTCAGGGAAGAGGGGAAATTATTGTTCTCTCCTCATAAAGTACTATtctttagaataatattttgttttattttttgtttttaattttgttatttaacattagatttattaagaattaacGGTTTAAATATA
The Populus nigra chromosome 3, ddPopNigr1.1, whole genome shotgun sequence genome window above contains:
- the LOC133687790 gene encoding ABC transporter I family member 20, which encodes MGDMEHQEPTIDINGLRFTYPGIDGHPPPGSKPLIDEFSLTLNSGDRCLLVGSNGAGKTTILKILGGKHMVEPQMVRVLGRSAFHDTALTSSGHLSYLGGEWRREVAFAGFEVPIQMDISAEKMIFGVAGIDPQRRAELIKVLDIDLSWRMHKVSDGQRRRVQICMGLLRPFKVLLLDEITVDLDVLARADLLKFLRKECEERGATIIYATHIFDGLEEWPTHILYVAHGKLQFALPMTKIKETSNLSLMRTVESWLRKERDEERKRRQERKAGGLPEYEKQVEGSRVTGDPARVGARVMNNGWAAGRLHSTIAGEENFFLSSNRVLR